In the genome of Coraliomargarita algicola, one region contains:
- a CDS encoding CBS domain-containing protein, with the protein MPLNQVSVSILLGEKSASVFCVTEDVTVDEAVAEMNRRRIGSLLVKRNESVCGIFTERDVLTRVVSAGRDPQATLVREVMTENYKSIGLETSVEDTMQIMTDQRVRHLPVFDQGELVGMVSIGDVTRWLLKVNEMEAENLRRYIFSEYPG; encoded by the coding sequence ATGCCCCTGAATCAAGTATCTGTATCTATTCTCTTAGGTGAAAAAAGTGCCTCTGTCTTTTGTGTAACTGAAGATGTTACGGTGGATGAGGCGGTCGCTGAAATGAATCGTCGGCGTATCGGCTCGCTTCTAGTGAAGAGGAACGAGAGCGTCTGTGGTATTTTTACTGAGCGTGATGTGTTAACGCGTGTGGTTTCGGCGGGGCGCGATCCTCAGGCGACTCTGGTGCGTGAAGTCATGACCGAGAACTATAAATCAATTGGCCTTGAGACTTCAGTCGAGGATACTATGCAGATTATGACTGATCAACGTGTGCGCCACTTGCCTGTGTTCGATCAGGGCGAATTGGTGGGAATGGTGTCAATCGGCGACGTGACTCGCTGGTTGCTGAAAGTGAATGAGATGGAAGCTGAAAATTTGCGTCGTTACATTTTTTCAGAATATCCAGGTTAG
- a CDS encoding cyclic nucleotide-binding domain-containing protein encodes MKIQKIPAGKLIFSEGDLGDEAYRVIEGCVEISIKEDGKRLVLATLGEGEIFGEMAMVESRPRSASARALEATTLSVIARDDFEIALSNREEELVPYLATIFDRLRVTNDRLLAALDKLDELEPTRPHRNPEILSPSKSAFKVQVEPDADEIRLQTALRARVVEHYPFQFGRRGELAGAEAVIPNQCLVADRAPYRVSRKHCILDSNADGVYVEDCGSSLGTIVNGIRIGGKSRETRVRLSSGKNSLVLGGADSQVRFVLTVTGAGEK; translated from the coding sequence ATGAAAATTCAGAAGATCCCGGCAGGTAAATTAATTTTTTCGGAGGGCGATTTGGGCGATGAGGCCTATCGTGTGATTGAAGGCTGCGTTGAAATCTCGATTAAAGAAGATGGTAAGAGGTTGGTGCTCGCGACGTTGGGGGAGGGGGAGATCTTTGGTGAAATGGCCATGGTGGAGAGCCGTCCTCGGTCAGCATCGGCGCGTGCTTTGGAGGCGACGACTCTCAGCGTGATTGCGCGTGATGACTTTGAAATTGCCCTCAGCAACCGTGAAGAGGAGTTGGTGCCTTACCTCGCGACAATCTTTGATCGCTTGCGTGTGACGAATGATCGTCTGTTGGCAGCCTTAGATAAGTTGGATGAACTGGAGCCTACGCGTCCGCATCGTAATCCAGAAATTCTGAGTCCCTCGAAGTCGGCGTTTAAGGTGCAAGTTGAGCCAGATGCCGACGAAATTCGGCTTCAAACGGCACTGCGAGCGAGAGTGGTGGAGCATTACCCCTTTCAGTTTGGCCGACGTGGTGAGCTTGCAGGGGCCGAAGCGGTGATTCCAAACCAATGTTTAGTAGCGGATCGAGCGCCATATCGAGTTTCCCGTAAGCATTGCATTTTGGATAGTAATGCCGACGGGGTATATGTTGAAGATTGTGGCAGCAGTCTGGGCACGATTGTGAATGGGATACGTATCGGAGGGAAAAGCCGTGAAACACGGGTTCGCCTCTCTAGTGGGAAGAATAGTCTGGTGCTGGGCGGAGCTGATAGTCAGGTGCGCTTCGTGCTGACGGTCACCGGCGCGGGTGAAAAGTAG
- a CDS encoding YbaB/EbfC family nucleoid-associated protein, whose translation MAGVGKLLKQAQKMQKQMEAVQAELSTTILEVSSGGGAINVKINGQGEFQGFKIDPEFLKEDAEFVEETLLAAVQEAAAKAKETSEEAMGAITGGMGGFPGLM comes from the coding sequence ATGGCAGGCGTCGGCAAATTACTTAAACAAGCGCAAAAAATGCAAAAGCAGATGGAGGCCGTTCAGGCTGAACTCTCAACAACCATTTTGGAGGTTTCCAGTGGTGGAGGCGCGATCAATGTCAAGATTAACGGCCAAGGAGAATTTCAAGGATTCAAAATTGATCCAGAATTTTTAAAAGAAGACGCAGAGTTCGTTGAAGAAACCCTTTTGGCAGCTGTGCAGGAAGCGGCTGCCAAGGCTAAGGAAACCAGTGAAGAGGCCATGGGGGCCATCACTGGTGGTATGGGCGGCTTCCCCGGCTTGATGTAG
- the recR gene encoding recombination mediator RecR has translation MTPAYDSLLQQLKRLPGLGYRSAERVAMHLLVEKPDAMGDLLDAMVGARDAVCRCQNCGNMAESELCAVCEDTNRDVRTICVVEHVPDLIAIERSSAWKAQYHVLHGKLSPIHGVGPEQLNLQSLQARIESGDVTELVLALSNDIEGQATCHYIQEELVQERAIRVSRIGFGLPSGEG, from the coding sequence ATGACACCTGCGTACGATTCGTTGTTGCAACAACTGAAGCGCCTTCCCGGCTTGGGCTATCGCTCTGCGGAGCGTGTGGCCATGCATCTGTTGGTAGAAAAGCCCGATGCGATGGGGGATTTGCTGGACGCGATGGTGGGGGCACGTGATGCGGTCTGCCGCTGTCAAAATTGTGGTAACATGGCAGAAAGTGAGCTCTGCGCTGTTTGCGAGGATACAAATCGTGACGTCAGGACGATTTGCGTGGTGGAACATGTGCCGGATTTGATTGCGATCGAGCGTTCCAGTGCATGGAAGGCGCAGTATCATGTGTTGCATGGTAAGCTCTCGCCCATTCACGGGGTGGGCCCCGAGCAGTTAAACTTACAAAGTCTTCAGGCTCGAATCGAGTCGGGTGATGTTACGGAGCTGGTATTGGCTTTATCGAATGATATCGAGGGGCAGGCTACCTGTCACTACATTCAGGAGGAACTGGTGCAGGAGCGAGCGATCCGGGTCTCCCGCATCGGTTTTGGACTTCCCAGCGGGGAGGGGTGA
- a CDS encoding metalloprotease, which produces MIHFTIFGIPVRIEPWFWITMALIGGGLNAANSLDMLLVLVFIFAAFLSILIHELGHALTIRKFGLPTSITLQSFGGFAAYPAGRLSRLQSFVVTAAGPAVQFALGVLLILLARYLVIPEGSLFGPFLHDLIWVSIAWSILNCLPIYPLDGGQMVAAVLGPQRQRYVHLLSVVVAVLIGLAGYFFLGTILLSVFMGLFAWQNWQAYQAVR; this is translated from the coding sequence ATGATACACTTTACTATTTTTGGCATTCCCGTGCGTATTGAGCCGTGGTTTTGGATCACCATGGCGCTGATCGGGGGCGGGCTGAATGCCGCGAACTCGCTGGATATGCTACTTGTGCTGGTTTTCATTTTCGCAGCATTCCTATCGATTTTGATTCATGAGTTAGGGCATGCGCTGACCATCCGCAAGTTCGGTTTGCCGACTTCGATTACCCTTCAATCTTTTGGAGGTTTTGCCGCCTATCCCGCAGGGCGGCTCAGTCGGCTGCAGTCGTTTGTGGTGACTGCGGCAGGACCAGCTGTGCAGTTTGCTTTAGGTGTGCTCTTAATCTTACTCGCGCGCTACCTTGTGATCCCGGAGGGCTCACTTTTTGGTCCTTTTCTACATGATTTGATTTGGGTGAGCATCGCTTGGTCGATATTGAATTGTCTGCCCATTTACCCGCTGGACGGCGGACAGATGGTGGCGGCAGTGCTTGGGCCTCAGCGGCAGCGCTATGTGCATTTGCTGAGTGTTGTGGTTGCTGTATTGATCGGGCTGGCGGGCTATTTCTTTCTGGGCACGATCTTGTTGTCGGTTTTTATGGGCTTATTTGCGTGGCAAAACTGGCAAGCCTATCAGGCTGTTCGTTAG
- a CDS encoding DEAD/DEAH box helicase, producing MSEITFQDLALADPIQRALKAKGYTTPSPIQAKAIPVLLEGHDLLACAQTGTGKTAAFALPVLDGFARNPRKPFRRGVRCLILTPTRELAVQVTESFKTYGEGLGLKIGMVFGGVSEKPQIKALYGGLDVLVATVGRLLDLKQQGHVDISQVDTFILDEADRMLDMGFIRDIRKIAAAIPQQRHTLLFSATMAPEITELANSLLNNPQEIRIAPQGTTAEKIDQHVLFVKKTDKQALLLDLIQEHQHKSANNELSLIFSRTKHGAKNLAKKLCSVGIEADSLHGNKSQNARQKTLDMYKKGEVRVLVATDVAARGIDVKNITLVINFDLPMESDAYVHRIGRTARAGTSGKALSFCSEDEVALLRQVEKLIKRRVPIYQHEYHAAQIEHHHTSGAPAQKPKQGGGGGGRGGNRGPRSGGGGKRGPRSGGGSGGAQRSARPQGGTGGNPKPQSDSRPTGGFQKGAGQRSNRSRGRNR from the coding sequence ATGTCCGAAATTACATTTCAGGATCTTGCTTTGGCAGATCCGATTCAACGCGCCCTTAAAGCTAAAGGCTACACCACACCTTCCCCGATCCAAGCCAAAGCCATCCCGGTGTTGCTCGAAGGCCACGACTTGCTCGCTTGCGCACAGACAGGCACTGGCAAAACAGCCGCCTTTGCACTGCCCGTGCTCGACGGCTTTGCTCGTAATCCGCGCAAACCTTTCCGCCGTGGCGTGCGCTGCCTAATCCTGACACCCACCCGGGAATTGGCGGTACAAGTCACCGAAAGCTTCAAAACCTATGGCGAAGGCCTCGGACTCAAAATCGGCATGGTCTTTGGCGGCGTGTCCGAAAAACCTCAAATTAAAGCACTCTACGGAGGGCTCGATGTACTAGTGGCCACGGTCGGACGCCTACTGGACCTCAAGCAACAGGGCCACGTCGACATCTCACAAGTCGATACCTTCATCCTCGATGAAGCCGACCGCATGCTTGATATGGGGTTCATTCGCGACATTCGCAAAATCGCAGCCGCCATCCCACAGCAACGCCACACCCTGCTCTTCTCGGCGACGATGGCCCCGGAGATCACTGAACTGGCTAACAGCCTCTTGAATAATCCGCAGGAAATCCGTATCGCCCCCCAAGGCACCACGGCCGAGAAGATCGACCAACATGTGCTCTTTGTCAAAAAGACCGACAAGCAAGCGCTACTGCTCGACTTAATTCAAGAACATCAGCATAAGTCAGCCAACAACGAGCTGAGCCTCATTTTCAGCCGCACCAAACACGGCGCCAAAAATCTAGCCAAAAAACTCTGCAGCGTCGGGATTGAGGCTGACTCCTTACACGGCAATAAATCTCAAAACGCCCGACAAAAGACCCTCGACATGTATAAGAAGGGCGAAGTTCGTGTGCTTGTCGCCACCGATGTCGCCGCGCGCGGAATCGACGTGAAGAACATCACGCTCGTAATCAACTTCGACCTGCCCATGGAGTCCGACGCCTACGTGCACCGCATAGGTCGTACCGCCCGCGCAGGCACCAGCGGCAAAGCCCTCTCCTTTTGTTCCGAGGACGAAGTCGCACTCTTGCGTCAAGTCGAGAAACTGATTAAGCGCAGAGTCCCCATTTATCAACACGAGTATCACGCTGCACAGATTGAACACCACCATACCAGCGGCGCTCCTGCACAAAAGCCCAAACAAGGCGGAGGCGGCGGGGGCCGTGGAGGCAATCGCGGGCCACGCAGCGGAGGCGGCGGTAAGCGCGGCCCACGCAGCGGCGGTGGTAGCGGAGGCGCACAACGCAGCGCACGTCCACAGGGCGGAACAGGCGGCAATCCCAAGCCCCAAAGCGACAGCCGCCCCACAGGCGGTTTTCAAAAAGGCGCGGGACAACGCAGTAATCGCAGCCGCGGCCGAAATCGATAA
- a CDS encoding SGNH/GDSL hydrolase family protein, which yields MKNPFSSLFTSLVICLFAQPALKAKTILSDGDFVAVCGDSITEQRRYSVYLEQYLMMCQPQLNLSAMQLGWGGERADGFGRRIESHVLPFNPSVVTLCYGMNDGNSSAISDEIRTRYRESLTDAVRQLKAANVRVIVVGSPGVVDPATYKGRVSAEVYNHTLAELAEIARAVAASEEVLFADVYSVMMESMLKAKEALGEDYRIANDGIHPNHNGHLAMTYAFLKALGVDGDIGTLRVDWEKQRAWGSDAHEILNFENGQLEVESSRYPFCLDGSADSTGSFAMSAFLPFNQELNRYLLIVENAPAEVRVTWGRNSRIYTSKQLADGVNLAADFSESPFKQAYNQVTKSIYEQQKFEVDTVKAGMGALQKLSKLSGADAYVDGLRGLVVSQDAALRTVARSQLRPVRHQLILETIQSN from the coding sequence ATGAAAAATCCCTTTTCTTCTTTATTTACCTCATTGGTTATTTGCTTATTCGCACAACCGGCGTTAAAGGCTAAAACAATTCTTTCGGACGGTGATTTTGTGGCTGTATGTGGCGACTCTATCACGGAGCAGCGACGCTATTCGGTATACTTGGAACAGTATTTGATGATGTGTCAGCCGCAATTGAACTTGAGTGCGATGCAATTGGGTTGGGGCGGCGAGCGGGCCGATGGTTTTGGTCGCCGTATTGAGAGCCATGTCTTACCTTTCAATCCTAGTGTAGTGACGCTTTGCTATGGCATGAACGATGGCAACTCTTCAGCCATCAGCGATGAGATTCGAACTCGTTACCGCGAATCTTTGACTGATGCTGTGCGTCAACTCAAGGCTGCGAATGTTCGCGTCATCGTGGTGGGCTCGCCGGGAGTGGTGGACCCCGCGACCTATAAAGGTCGTGTTTCGGCTGAGGTGTATAATCACACCTTGGCAGAGTTGGCTGAGATTGCACGCGCTGTGGCGGCTAGTGAAGAGGTGCTCTTTGCAGATGTTTACTCTGTGATGATGGAGTCGATGCTGAAAGCAAAGGAGGCGCTCGGGGAGGACTATCGAATTGCGAATGACGGGATTCATCCAAACCATAACGGCCATCTAGCGATGACTTATGCTTTTCTGAAGGCCCTGGGAGTCGATGGCGACATTGGCACACTTAGGGTGGATTGGGAAAAGCAGCGTGCCTGGGGCTCGGACGCGCATGAAATCTTGAACTTTGAAAATGGTCAGTTGGAGGTTGAGTCCAGCCGCTACCCGTTTTGTTTAGACGGTAGTGCTGATAGCACCGGAAGCTTTGCGATGTCCGCTTTTTTACCCTTTAATCAGGAGCTGAATCGTTATCTACTGATCGTTGAAAACGCACCTGCTGAAGTGCGTGTTACATGGGGGCGAAATAGTCGTATCTATACCTCTAAGCAATTGGCTGACGGCGTGAATCTGGCGGCGGATTTTTCTGAGAGTCCCTTTAAGCAGGCGTATAATCAAGTCACTAAGTCTATTTACGAGCAGCAGAAATTCGAGGTGGACACCGTCAAAGCAGGCATGGGGGCCCTGCAAAAATTATCGAAGCTCTCTGGGGCGGACGCCTATGTCGATGGTCTGCGTGGCTTAGTGGTTTCTCAAGATGCAGCCCTCCGGACTGTTGCACGCTCGCAGCTTCGACCAGTTCGCCATCAGCTGATTCTTGAGACGATCCAGTCCAATTAA
- a CDS encoding sugar-binding protein has protein sequence MTRIFIHLLLLTLLTGQIQSLNAAQSAQLSASFSENERWAIFQADDTVELILTLTGNRSEEDVLRWVVTDYLGQERDQGAIKVPAGDGKWETRIQAQDYGAGYFEVHLELEKSKVTVPREGTRRAGILAYGVLPDLEALPLEHVDDSRFGAQGTNFLLTEDLEGKVGNRNPLMPIYPLLGARWVYLNRHLAWLFPDGPDSFQARLDPEVFLRSSHYDADAGCAILVDMHSLPVWQREVPPGAKTDGNNTQAGQRFPPRDFSEYKDMIAQVVREQVVRRNTLFPNMAHNYYQISWEPDWHWKGSDEDFVAMYKAAYEAVHENDPDGLLLGPNSGVLKTGNKLLRRQFKIGLGNYLDGVLIHTYYISQQGKQELPDDMKEVVEMTREYVGADAKIINTEWGVGWRKTPEEDPNALRAETAEFMRGHLVTLGEGVDATFFFYTADHGKSGKGLLYNLRLETNKFGATKVAPKPVFMAAATATRMLEGTRSLGRIDYLGAGVLGYAFDRDGEYVMCLWSEDGEARDVAVPVGAGTQPIGLDPMGNPESLELEDGVVELSLDSIPVWIRGLDAAILPMGHADGTTIKTLPGEDVRLPEIAGREIRAAAFVAGTWRVEGMHAGVMRVPEDASVGPMLVKLVDAKTEELLQTIVVDVNPVVQMKQLKDVAPGQLEVLLSNARAETSEGGLRLLTGETVVAEKQVELEGGQDLKVAFPVRNLDVSEGLRLSYRDARGALCELSLSSPRKILTAHRAVSALTIDGQLDDWLLEDFQRYENKRFPELAERMDPRVAVRYDDKNLYIAVQLNDVEHRQTESPQGLWHADSIQIALAVDPDNPDRKNWQKLNIGRNSVHGHLNVYRDMGDAFSAGIVSEQDLSRAIVRSGDETVYEISIPWQHVALGLEAAPSRNYMGFGLMINNIDSTADGKKTRRQWIDVLGGMSFSKPEDMGQLEFR, from the coding sequence ATGACACGTATTTTCATTCACCTTTTATTGCTTACCTTGCTGACTGGACAGATTCAGTCACTCAATGCGGCCCAATCAGCTCAATTGTCGGCCTCTTTCTCCGAGAATGAACGTTGGGCCATCTTTCAAGCTGACGACACTGTTGAATTGATTCTGACCTTGACTGGCAATCGTAGTGAGGAGGATGTGCTACGCTGGGTTGTGACGGACTATCTCGGACAAGAGCGAGATCAGGGGGCCATCAAGGTGCCTGCAGGGGATGGAAAATGGGAAACAAGGATACAAGCCCAAGACTATGGAGCCGGCTACTTTGAAGTTCATTTGGAATTGGAAAAATCTAAAGTAACTGTGCCGCGTGAGGGCACTCGTCGCGCGGGTATCTTGGCCTACGGCGTATTGCCTGATCTGGAAGCCTTACCCTTGGAGCACGTGGATGATTCACGTTTTGGTGCGCAGGGGACCAACTTTTTGCTGACTGAAGATTTGGAAGGCAAGGTGGGGAATCGCAACCCCCTGATGCCGATCTACCCCTTGCTGGGAGCACGTTGGGTGTATCTAAATCGTCATTTAGCATGGCTTTTTCCAGATGGCCCAGACTCTTTCCAAGCTCGTTTGGATCCTGAGGTGTTTTTGCGTAGTTCGCATTATGATGCGGATGCGGGGTGCGCGATCCTAGTCGATATGCATAGCCTTCCTGTCTGGCAGAGAGAGGTGCCACCTGGTGCGAAGACCGATGGTAACAATACGCAGGCTGGCCAGCGATTTCCACCCAGAGATTTTTCTGAATACAAGGATATGATCGCTCAGGTAGTGCGTGAACAGGTGGTTCGCCGCAACACGCTGTTCCCTAATATGGCTCACAATTATTATCAGATCAGTTGGGAGCCGGATTGGCATTGGAAGGGCTCGGATGAAGATTTCGTTGCCATGTATAAAGCGGCTTACGAGGCGGTTCATGAAAATGATCCTGATGGCTTACTGTTGGGGCCTAATTCCGGAGTGTTAAAAACGGGCAATAAACTGCTGCGTCGCCAATTCAAAATAGGACTCGGCAATTATTTAGACGGGGTTTTAATCCATACGTACTACATCTCTCAGCAAGGAAAGCAGGAATTACCAGACGACATGAAGGAGGTGGTTGAGATGACCCGCGAGTATGTCGGCGCCGATGCTAAAATAATCAACACAGAGTGGGGCGTCGGCTGGCGTAAGACACCTGAAGAAGATCCAAATGCGCTACGGGCTGAAACCGCCGAATTTATGCGTGGTCACCTCGTTACGCTGGGGGAAGGGGTGGATGCCACTTTCTTCTTTTATACCGCTGACCATGGGAAGTCAGGCAAGGGCTTACTATATAATCTCAGGCTGGAGACGAATAAATTTGGAGCCACGAAGGTGGCTCCGAAACCAGTTTTCATGGCAGCGGCGACTGCGACACGTATGCTCGAAGGCACCCGCTCACTCGGGCGTATCGACTACCTGGGAGCAGGGGTGTTGGGCTACGCGTTTGACCGTGATGGCGAATATGTGATGTGCCTTTGGTCTGAGGATGGAGAAGCGCGTGATGTCGCCGTCCCCGTTGGAGCGGGCACGCAGCCTATTGGGCTCGATCCGATGGGGAATCCAGAATCCTTAGAACTGGAAGATGGTGTTGTTGAGCTCAGTCTTGATAGCATACCAGTTTGGATACGTGGACTTGATGCTGCGATACTTCCTATGGGGCATGCTGATGGCACGACTATCAAGACGCTACCCGGTGAAGATGTGCGACTGCCAGAGATTGCGGGGCGCGAGATCCGTGCGGCTGCATTTGTCGCGGGGACATGGCGCGTCGAAGGAATGCATGCAGGTGTCATGAGAGTCCCTGAGGATGCTTCGGTTGGGCCAATGTTAGTTAAGCTCGTTGATGCTAAGACGGAGGAACTTCTTCAGACGATCGTCGTGGATGTGAACCCCGTGGTGCAGATGAAACAGCTGAAAGATGTGGCACCCGGGCAACTGGAAGTTCTCCTTAGTAATGCCCGTGCTGAAACGAGTGAGGGGGGGCTTCGTTTATTAACTGGTGAGACTGTCGTTGCAGAAAAGCAAGTTGAGCTGGAGGGGGGGCAAGATCTGAAAGTAGCTTTTCCCGTTCGTAACTTGGATGTCTCTGAAGGGCTTCGTTTGTCTTATCGCGATGCGCGAGGAGCCCTTTGCGAGCTTAGTCTCAGTTCTCCGCGGAAGATTTTGACCGCTCATAGAGCAGTGTCCGCCCTTACCATTGATGGGCAACTCGATGACTGGCTATTAGAGGACTTTCAGCGTTATGAAAACAAAAGGTTCCCAGAACTCGCCGAACGTATGGACCCGCGCGTCGCCGTCCGGTACGATGACAAAAATCTTTATATCGCGGTTCAATTAAATGATGTAGAACATCGCCAGACTGAATCGCCACAGGGGCTTTGGCACGCTGATTCGATCCAGATTGCTCTCGCAGTTGATCCAGATAATCCGGACAGGAAAAATTGGCAAAAGCTGAATATTGGTCGTAATTCCGTTCATGGACACTTGAATGTTTACAGAGACATGGGAGACGCCTTTTCGGCCGGGATCGTGTCTGAGCAGGATCTGTCGCGCGCCATTGTTCGCTCAGGAGATGAAACAGTTTACGAGATTTCCATCCCATGGCAGCATGTGGCTCTAGGCCTTGAGGCTGCGCCAAGTAGAAATTACATGGGCTTCGGCCTGATGATCAATAACATCGACTCTACAGCTGATGGAAAGAAAACACGGCGGCAGTGGATTGATGTGCTGGGAGGAATGAGTTTTTCCAAGCCCGAGGATATGGGACAGCTGGAGTTTAGATAG
- a CDS encoding alpha-L-fucosidase, protein MRPSYMQTKPSIDPELKLRSERVAEWYAPSRFGLFYHWGMFTGDGDSGANESNRPLYYDSIEAMEADAGDPDEVAKRLVKTATKTGAKYIIYTVFHTCDRFAIMYPTALDAFVYRSSVDYVGALIQEARKCDVKVILYLPGADPMHHIHSKGGPWLNEGVRDKASYAQMLEDVVTELWQLHGDAIAGFWLDGMMPETLKLPAYIHSLSQHLIVTINNEVLHNISETDMGTTEFLTGPCDPPYNRPSGLIKAHPKFGHILPPKRDYNEDIPTCNGWWHQRNAPFQDKISALPYPKEPHFWVKEMVSSLGQRGIWNYVMGIGPLITGEVPPAYQEMMDAMQRFMSWGSESIYDTVGGEISGFQPGWWNNGSFGSVTVSTKDPRISYLHITTAPSTSILRVPHNGVEVASVTDLRTKRELKFKALGCLDVEDIDWSEFDEFGHIVLKVVCS, encoded by the coding sequence ATGAGACCTTCCTACATGCAGACAAAGCCTAGCATAGACCCTGAATTAAAATTACGCAGCGAACGCGTCGCAGAATGGTATGCACCGAGTCGATTCGGCCTTTTTTATCACTGGGGCATGTTCACTGGGGATGGTGACTCTGGAGCGAACGAATCCAACAGGCCTTTGTATTATGATAGCATTGAGGCAATGGAAGCGGACGCTGGCGATCCCGATGAAGTGGCCAAACGTTTAGTAAAGACTGCGACAAAAACTGGCGCCAAATACATTATCTATACAGTGTTCCATACCTGCGACCGCTTTGCCATTATGTATCCGACGGCTTTAGACGCATTTGTCTACCGCAGTTCAGTCGATTACGTGGGTGCCCTAATACAAGAGGCACGAAAATGTGACGTCAAAGTCATCCTCTACCTACCAGGTGCAGATCCGATGCATCATATCCATTCCAAAGGAGGCCCTTGGCTGAACGAAGGCGTCCGCGACAAGGCGTCGTACGCGCAAATGCTAGAGGATGTCGTCACCGAGCTTTGGCAACTTCATGGCGATGCGATTGCCGGCTTTTGGCTGGATGGCATGATGCCTGAAACACTAAAACTGCCCGCTTATATTCACTCGCTGTCCCAGCATCTGATTGTGACGATCAACAATGAAGTACTGCATAATATCTCAGAGACCGACATGGGAACGACAGAGTTCTTAACGGGGCCATGCGATCCGCCTTACAACCGTCCGTCAGGCTTAATCAAAGCGCATCCTAAATTCGGGCATATCTTGCCTCCCAAGCGCGACTACAATGAAGACATCCCAACCTGCAACGGCTGGTGGCATCAAAGGAATGCACCTTTTCAAGATAAGATCAGCGCACTCCCCTACCCCAAGGAGCCCCACTTCTGGGTCAAAGAAATGGTTTCCTCACTTGGGCAAAGAGGCATCTGGAATTATGTCATGGGCATCGGTCCCCTAATCACAGGCGAAGTGCCACCTGCGTATCAGGAGATGATGGATGCCATGCAACGCTTCATGTCCTGGGGCAGTGAGTCGATTTACGACACCGTCGGTGGTGAGATCTCAGGTTTCCAACCTGGCTGGTGGAACAATGGCTCTTTTGGCTCCGTAACCGTCTCCACAAAAGACCCGCGCATATCCTACCTACACATCACGACTGCGCCCTCCACTTCAATACTTAGAGTGCCGCATAATGGAGTCGAAGTGGCTTCGGTCACCGACCTTCGCACTAAGCGGGAACTCAAATTCAAAGCTCTGGGATGCTTGGACGTCGAAGATATTGATTGGTCCGAATTCGATGAGTTCGGGCACATCGTGTTAAAGGTCGTTTGCTCGTAA
- a CDS encoding prepilin-type N-terminal cleavage/methylation domain-containing protein yields the protein MNKYQASIRKGFTLIELLAAISIIAILVTLIIPTISKIKKTSDSTRCLSNLRTIQFAMIQHSTENNGNLLRWVHAGYWFDNLIWGEYLPAPTQKQNPFECESNEINTFAMTVNGIKYPMQYAINSVDKNHSYDGRYGPSYTSRVDRDEEGNATYVPNKNIAIENPAQTIGICDGNTWLVRNNYANVGIGVHSGAMNAAFWDGHVEQIPEEELTVIEDFPVPVLPTNDIRFAITKSAR from the coding sequence GTGAATAAGTACCAAGCTTCTATCCGCAAAGGCTTTACCCTGATCGAATTATTAGCCGCGATCAGTATTATAGCCATACTGGTCACACTCATAATTCCCACTATTAGTAAAATCAAAAAAACATCCGATTCGACGCGATGTCTTTCCAATTTGCGCACAATTCAGTTCGCAATGATTCAACACTCGACTGAAAACAATGGAAATCTGCTGCGCTGGGTCCACGCTGGATACTGGTTCGACAATTTAATTTGGGGAGAATACCTCCCTGCCCCCACGCAAAAACAAAATCCATTTGAATGCGAATCGAATGAAATCAACACCTTTGCGATGACTGTCAACGGAATCAAATACCCGATGCAGTATGCCATCAATTCCGTCGATAAAAACCACTCCTACGACGGTCGTTATGGCCCATCATACACTTCAAGAGTAGATCGCGACGAAGAAGGGAACGCGACTTATGTTCCAAACAAAAACATCGCCATAGAAAACCCAGCGCAGACTATAGGTATTTGCGACGGCAACACTTGGCTGGTACGCAACAATTATGCTAATGTCGGCATCGGCGTACATTCTGGCGCCATGAATGCGGCGTTCTGGGATGGCCACGTAGAACAAATCCCCGAAGAAGAACTCACCGTCATTGAAGATTTCCCGGTCCCCGTCCTGCCAACCAATGATATTCGTTTTGCGATAACGAAGTCAGCTCGATAG